A single region of the Changchengzhania lutea genome encodes:
- the rsmG gene encoding 16S rRNA (guanine(527)-N(7))-methyltransferase RsmG encodes MELILKYFKNLTEDQILKFENLEALYQDWNLKINVVSRKDIDELYLRHVLHSLGIAKVIHFKSGSKILDVGTGGGFPGIPLAILFPECTFHLVDSIAKKLKVVDEVVEGLGLTNVKTTHSRVEAIDGTYDFIVSRAVAAMPTFVHWTKGKIAKQQKHDLKNGILYLKGGDLTEELKDYKTTSIFNLSDYFEEAFYDTKKVVHLPIKYRG; translated from the coding sequence ATGGAACTTATTTTAAAATATTTTAAAAATCTAACAGAGGATCAAATCTTAAAATTTGAAAATTTAGAAGCGCTCTATCAGGATTGGAACTTAAAAATTAACGTCGTTTCCAGAAAAGATATAGACGAACTTTATTTGCGTCATGTTCTTCATTCCTTGGGGATTGCTAAGGTTATTCATTTTAAATCAGGTTCCAAAATTTTGGATGTTGGTACGGGCGGCGGATTTCCGGGTATTCCATTAGCTATTCTCTTTCCTGAGTGCACATTTCATTTGGTGGATAGCATAGCGAAAAAATTAAAAGTCGTTGATGAAGTTGTTGAAGGTTTAGGTTTGACCAATGTTAAAACCACTCACAGTAGAGTTGAAGCTATTGACGGTACCTATGATTTTATTGTAAGTCGTGCCGTAGCTGCCATGCCCACATTTGTGCACTGGACGAAAGGAAAAATTGCCAAGCAACAGAAGCATGATTTAAAAAACGGCATACTGTATTTAAAAGGCGGTGATTTAACAGAAGAACTAAAAGATTATAAAACCACAAGTATTTTTAATTTAAGCGATTATTTTGAGGAAGCGTTTTATGATACCAAAAAAGTGGTGCACTTGCCGATAAAATATAGAGGGTGA
- the ubiE gene encoding bifunctional demethylmenaquinone methyltransferase/2-methoxy-6-polyprenyl-1,4-benzoquinol methylase UbiE produces the protein MSKIKPYKDSTLGKKAQVTKMFDAISGDYDGLNRVISFGIDIKWRKKVVKLVKAKNPETILDIATGTGDLAINLAETNAKKIVGLDISSGMLAIGKEKINKKGLESKIEMILGDSENMPFKDNSFDAITVAFGVRNFETLNNGLKEILRVLKPNGIFVILETSVPNKPLYKQGYTFYTKHILPVIGRLFSKDRSAYSYLSESASVFPYGEALNNILRENGFINVKDFPQTFGVATIYTSSKP, from the coding sequence TTGTCAAAAATAAAGCCTTACAAAGACAGTACTTTAGGAAAGAAAGCGCAGGTTACTAAAATGTTTGATGCCATTTCTGGAGACTATGACGGATTGAACCGGGTGATCTCTTTTGGCATTGATATTAAGTGGCGAAAAAAAGTAGTCAAACTTGTTAAAGCTAAAAACCCAGAGACTATTTTAGATATTGCCACTGGAACAGGTGATTTGGCCATTAATTTAGCCGAAACCAATGCTAAAAAAATTGTTGGTTTAGATATTAGTAGTGGGATGTTGGCTATTGGAAAAGAAAAAATTAACAAGAAGGGATTAGAATCTAAAATTGAAATGATTTTAGGGGATTCTGAGAATATGCCTTTTAAAGATAATAGTTTTGATGCCATTACAGTAGCCTTCGGGGTTCGTAATTTTGAAACTTTAAACAATGGCTTAAAAGAGATACTACGCGTTTTAAAACCCAATGGCATTTTCGTGATTTTAGAAACCTCTGTTCCCAACAAGCCGCTCTACAAGCAAGGCTACACATTTTACACTAAACATATTTTACCGGTCATAGGAAGATTATTTTCAAAAGACAGAAGTGCTTACAGTTATTTAAGTGAATCTGCTTCCGTTTTTCCTTATGGTGAAGCATTGAACAATATTTTAAGGGAAAATGGGTTTATAAATGTTAAAGATTTCCCGCAAACTTTCGGGGTTGCGACTATTTATACATCATCTAAACCATAA
- a CDS encoding TrmH family RNA methyltransferase, whose translation MLSKSQIKLITSLKQKKYRLQHGLFVAEGFKTIKELLQSHFILHGLYTTETFNIDAKEAFLISEADLKRISFLSTPNMALAVFKIPEPKPIDESKLIVALDAVRDPGNLGTIIRLCDWFGISDLVCSRETVDCFNPKVIQATMGSITRVNINYVDLEIFLKETDMPSYGAFMEGEVVYNKVLGDRGVLVMGNEANGISKAIETLIQEKISIPRFGKTKATESLNVATATAILLSEFKRR comes from the coding sequence ATGTTATCTAAAAGCCAGATCAAATTAATAACGAGTTTAAAGCAAAAAAAATATAGATTGCAACATGGGTTGTTTGTGGCTGAAGGCTTTAAAACTATCAAAGAATTATTACAGTCACACTTTATTTTACATGGCTTATATACCACCGAAACCTTCAATATTGATGCCAAAGAAGCATTTTTAATTTCTGAAGCAGATTTAAAGCGCATAAGTTTTTTAAGCACACCCAATATGGCATTGGCGGTTTTTAAGATTCCGGAACCAAAACCTATTGACGAAAGCAAGCTTATTGTTGCCTTAGATGCTGTAAGGGACCCGGGAAATTTAGGAACGATAATTAGGCTTTGCGACTGGTTTGGGATATCCGACTTGGTATGCAGTAGAGAGACGGTGGATTGTTTTAACCCAAAGGTTATTCAGGCAACCATGGGGTCTATAACACGTGTGAATATTAATTATGTGGATTTAGAAATATTTTTAAAGGAAACAGATATGCCATCTTACGGTGCTTTTATGGAAGGCGAAGTGGTCTACAATAAAGTGTTAGGAGATCGAGGGGTTTTGGTTATGGGGAATGAGGCCAACGGTATTTCCAAAGCAATTGAAACTCTTATTCAAGAAAAAATTTCGATTCCAAGATTTGGCAAAACAAAGGCTACGGAGAGCTTGAATGTGGCCACTGCAACCGCAATTTTGTTAAGTGAGTTTAAAAGAAGATGA
- a CDS encoding TrkH family potassium uptake protein has protein sequence MKLNYKIIFHFLGLLLLFNGGFMLLSSLVSLIYDDGVTVQIFSAGIVTLVLGIIAMVFTKDHNKEMNKREGYIVVTFGWVIMSLSGTLPYLFTESIPTFTNAFFETMSGYTTTGASILNDIEAVPKGVLFWRSLTHWIGGMGIIVLAIAILPLLGIGGMQLFAAEAPGPSADKLHPRITDTAKRLWLIYFGYTAAETLLLSVAGMSFFDAINHALCTLSTGGFSTKNASVAYWNGQPIIQYIIILFMFLAGTNFVLSYFAFKGKVQKIIGDEEFKLYFKFIVIFTIIAALIIYFRADIAASTIVHPMVWGEAESAFRHALFQVLAIVTTTGFVTADYTMWTPFLAVFFFGLMFLGGSAGSTSGGVKVVRHLILIKNGFLEFKRTLHPNAILPVRYNTKAISGDIVFNILGFFTLYMLSFIVGALGFSMMQIEFKSAIGLAASSLGNVGPALGEFGPVNNYANLPSIGKWWCSFLMLIGRLELFTVLILFTPFFWRNR, from the coding sequence ATGAAGTTAAACTATAAAATCATTTTTCATTTTTTAGGATTACTACTGTTGTTCAACGGTGGTTTTATGCTATTGTCTTCATTGGTAAGTTTAATTTATGATGATGGCGTAACGGTACAAATATTTTCCGCTGGTATTGTGACTTTGGTACTGGGTATTATTGCTATGGTTTTTACCAAAGACCATAATAAGGAAATGAACAAACGCGAAGGTTATATTGTTGTAACTTTTGGTTGGGTTATTATGTCCTTATCTGGGACTTTACCATATTTATTCACAGAAAGCATTCCTACATTTACTAATGCTTTTTTTGAAACCATGTCAGGTTACACAACTACTGGAGCTTCCATTTTAAATGATATTGAAGCTGTTCCTAAAGGCGTATTGTTTTGGCGAAGTCTTACCCATTGGATTGGTGGGATGGGGATTATTGTTCTTGCAATTGCCATTTTACCCTTATTGGGTATTGGAGGGATGCAGCTATTTGCAGCCGAAGCTCCTGGTCCAAGTGCAGATAAATTGCATCCTAGAATTACAGATACTGCTAAACGCTTATGGCTTATTTATTTTGGCTATACCGCTGCTGAAACCTTGTTGCTTAGTGTGGCTGGTATGTCGTTTTTTGATGCGATCAATCATGCTCTATGTACATTGTCCACGGGCGGGTTTTCAACAAAAAATGCGAGTGTGGCCTATTGGAATGGTCAGCCCATTATTCAATATATCATCATCCTCTTTATGTTTTTAGCGGGTACCAATTTTGTTTTGAGTTATTTTGCTTTTAAAGGGAAAGTGCAAAAAATCATTGGTGATGAGGAGTTTAAATTATACTTTAAGTTCATCGTGATTTTTACCATTATTGCGGCATTGATTATATACTTTAGAGCAGATATAGCTGCATCTACCATTGTACACCCTATGGTTTGGGGTGAAGCCGAAAGTGCTTTTAGGCACGCTTTATTTCAGGTACTTGCCATTGTGACTACGACAGGATTTGTTACCGCAGATTATACCATGTGGACACCATTTTTAGCGGTTTTCTTTTTCGGACTCATGTTTTTAGGTGGTTCTGCGGGGAGTACCTCAGGAGGGGTGAAAGTGGTTAGGCATCTTATTCTAATAAAAAACGGTTTTTTAGAGTTTAAAAGAACGCTACATCCTAATGCTATTTTACCTGTTCGTTATAATACCAAAGCTATTTCAGGGGATATTGTTTTTAATATTCTAGGGTTCTTCACCCTATACATGTTATCCTTTATAGTGGGCGCTTTAGGGTTTTCTATGATGCAAATCGAATTCAAATCCGCTATCGGTTTAGCAGCATCAAGTCTTGGGAATGTGGGTCCTGCATTGGGTGAGTTTGGCCCAGTAAATAATTATGCTAATTTACCCTCTATCGGTAAATGGTGGTGTAGTTTTTTAATGCTTATTGGTCGTTTAGAACTCTTTACGGTTCTCATATTATTTACCCCATTTTTCTGGCGGAATAGATAA
- the tamL gene encoding translocation and assembly module lipoprotein TamL, which produces MKKEPLKIIFFISLISFFTACNSVKRIADDEHLLIENTVIINGDKDKSEFINNLLYQKPNSKIPLLGTPLRLHIYNLARPNLDSLLKANLYSEEKKNNWLENFLSKKQLDKYIASRVGFNQWLKNTGEAPVIVSEEKTKRSVSRLNAYHINNGWFDVDTNYEINKKDNKRATITYKVETGVPFKIDSISERITSPVIDSLYGKIKKSSLIQSGDQYRTAIFNNERDRISTELRNSGLFHFNQEYVSFEMDTIGNDKKVDVALQIQDRAIRTPDSIRREPFQIYTIKDVNIITDYTFENRGKPFQDSIIYDNYKLLSYNKMRYRPKALTDAVFITPGRIFRDIDRTRTYRYINDLRTFKYPNIDYYENSDYTLTDTIRLTPLKKFSLGFSAEASQSNIQRVGFALNPSLQIRNVFRGAETFQISAIGSIGSSKDKNNENDPFFDINEVGLDLKLTIPRLFSPVNTEKIIPKYMSPSTRIGLAATSQTNIGLDKQTFTGTFNYNWFPNKKITNRLDLFNIQYVRNLNIENYFRIYESSYNILNQVAKDVNYINEDTDLLIPNETSEFLQYVLNNPRPAEVNDDQLIVVNTIDERKQRLTENNLILSSSFSLINDERTNLFDDDFSIFRVKLELAGNLLATTSSLLGLEKDQDGRYELFNVAYSQYVKTELDYIKHFDLGKKNILAMRSFLGIAIPYENSTNIPFSKSFFAGGPNDNRAWSAYNLGPGSSETLNEFNEANLKLALSVEQRFNIFADLNGALFIDAGNIWNVLDDVENDNARFSDFGSLKDIAIGSGFGLRYDFGFFVFRFDVGFKTYDPSYQDENRWFNDYNFGNAVYNIGINYPF; this is translated from the coding sequence TTGAAAAAAGAGCCCTTAAAAATAATATTTTTCATTTCACTTATAAGCTTTTTTACGGCGTGTAATTCAGTTAAAAGAATTGCTGATGATGAACACTTACTTATCGAAAACACGGTTATAATAAATGGTGATAAAGATAAATCTGAATTCATAAACAATCTTCTTTATCAGAAACCCAATAGCAAAATCCCACTTTTAGGCACGCCTTTAAGATTGCATATTTACAACTTGGCACGACCCAATCTAGATTCTTTATTAAAAGCAAATTTATATAGTGAGGAGAAGAAAAACAATTGGCTGGAAAATTTTCTTTCTAAAAAACAACTTGATAAATACATAGCATCACGCGTTGGTTTTAATCAGTGGCTTAAAAACACAGGTGAAGCCCCTGTTATTGTTAGTGAAGAAAAAACCAAAAGATCGGTGAGCAGGCTAAACGCATATCACATTAACAATGGTTGGTTTGATGTTGATACAAACTATGAAATAAACAAAAAAGACAATAAAAGAGCGACTATCACCTATAAGGTTGAAACTGGCGTGCCTTTTAAAATAGATTCTATTTCTGAGCGTATTACATCACCTGTTATAGATTCCTTGTATGGGAAAATAAAAAAATCATCCCTTATCCAGTCAGGTGACCAATACAGAACAGCCATTTTTAATAATGAACGCGACCGTATTTCTACAGAATTACGTAATTCTGGTCTATTTCATTTTAATCAGGAATATGTCAGTTTTGAGATGGACACTATTGGAAATGATAAAAAAGTAGATGTTGCGTTACAAATTCAAGATAGAGCCATACGAACTCCCGATTCTATTCGTCGTGAGCCATTCCAAATTTACACGATTAAAGATGTTAATATTATTACAGATTACACCTTTGAAAATAGAGGTAAGCCATTTCAAGATTCTATAATTTATGACAATTATAAGTTATTGAGCTACAACAAAATGCGGTATCGCCCAAAGGCACTTACTGATGCCGTTTTCATAACACCCGGGCGTATATTTAGGGACATTGATAGAACACGGACATACAGGTATATTAACGACTTACGCACCTTTAAATACCCAAATATCGATTATTATGAAAATTCAGATTATACGCTTACAGATACGATCAGGCTTACGCCTTTAAAGAAATTTAGTTTAGGCTTTAGTGCCGAAGCGTCTCAAAGTAATATTCAGCGGGTTGGATTTGCATTAAATCCGAGTTTACAAATTAGAAATGTTTTTAGGGGTGCTGAAACGTTTCAGATTTCCGCCATTGGCTCTATAGGGTCTTCAAAAGACAAAAACAATGAGAATGACCCGTTTTTTGATATTAATGAAGTTGGTTTAGATTTAAAATTAACTATCCCAAGATTATTTTCGCCTGTAAATACGGAAAAGATCATCCCAAAATATATGTCTCCAAGTACTAGAATTGGTCTTGCAGCCACCAGTCAGACCAATATTGGATTGGACAAACAAACCTTCACGGGTACCTTTAATTACAATTGGTTCCCAAATAAAAAAATCACTAACCGATTGGATTTGTTTAATATTCAATATGTTCGAAATCTTAATATTGAAAATTATTTCAGAATATATGAAAGCTCATATAATATTCTTAATCAGGTAGCCAAAGATGTAAATTACATTAATGAGGATACAGATTTATTAATTCCAAATGAAACCAGTGAGTTTTTACAATATGTTTTGAACAATCCTAGGCCTGCTGAAGTTAACGATGATCAACTAATTGTTGTAAATACCATTGATGAGCGCAAACAGCGATTAACGGAGAACAACTTAATTCTCTCTTCTAGTTTCAGTTTAATAAATGATGAACGCACCAATCTTTTTGATGATGATTTTTCAATTTTTCGTGTAAAATTAGAATTAGCTGGTAATTTATTAGCCACAACATCCAGCCTTTTAGGTCTTGAAAAAGACCAAGATGGCAGGTATGAATTATTCAATGTGGCCTATTCGCAGTATGTAAAAACAGAGCTGGATTATATAAAACATTTTGATTTAGGCAAAAAAAACATCCTCGCCATGCGAAGCTTTCTAGGCATTGCGATTCCTTATGAAAATTCAACAAACATTCCTTTTTCTAAAAGTTTTTTTGCTGGTGGCCCCAATGACAATCGTGCGTGGAGCGCCTACAATTTAGGTCCTGGAAGCTCAGAAACCCTAAATGAATTTAATGAGGCCAATTTGAAGTTAGCTTTAAGTGTAGAACAACGTTTCAATATTTTTGCAGATTTAAATGGGGCGCTTTTTATTGATGCCGGTAACATTTGGAATGTTTTAGACGATGTTGAAAATGACAATGCCAGATTTTCCGATTTCGGATCACTAAAAGATATTGCTATTGGTTCTGGGTTTGGACTTCGTTACGATTTTGGCTTCTTTGTTTTCCGATTTGATGTTGGCTTTAAAACCTACGATCCCTCTTATCAGGATGAAAACAGATGGTTTAATGATTATAATTTCGGCAATGCTGTTTATAATATTGGTATCAACTACCCTTTTTAA
- the trkA gene encoding Trk system potassium transporter TrkA encodes MKIIIAGAGEVGFHLAKLLSYESQEITLIDTNKESLVYADTHLDIKVIKGDATSIAILKEARVESSELFIAVTASETTNITICVLAKQLGSKKTIARISNTEFIHHKDEVGFTKFGIDELISPESLAAAEIELSLKQSSFNETYEFEDGALTMVGLTLSRAASFVGKTVKQAAQIFPELHFVPIAIQRFGTQFTIIPRGDTKFKRGDNVVFITSEGGGDELCKLTGKSNREIKNVMILGGSQIGYKTARDLCEKKFNVKLLEENREKAFDIADDLPNVLVIHSDGRNVDLLEEENISDMDAFIAVTGNSETNIMSCLVAKSKGVKKTIALVENMDYFELSHSVGIETLINKKLLAANNIFRYIRKGEVVAMTKLSNMNAELLEFEVKATSAICNKFIKDLDFPRSAIIGGVIRAGVGIIALGSFQVREGDRVVVCSSLQSIKGVEKLFR; translated from the coding sequence GTGAAAATAATTATTGCTGGAGCTGGTGAAGTTGGATTTCATTTAGCAAAATTATTGTCTTACGAGTCTCAAGAGATTACCTTAATAGACACCAATAAAGAAAGTCTTGTTTACGCAGATACCCACCTTGATATTAAAGTAATTAAAGGTGACGCGACCTCTATTGCTATCTTAAAAGAAGCTCGTGTGGAGAGCAGCGAATTATTTATAGCGGTAACGGCAAGTGAAACAACCAATATAACCATCTGCGTTTTAGCCAAACAACTGGGTTCTAAAAAAACCATAGCAAGAATTTCCAATACCGAATTTATTCATCATAAGGATGAGGTAGGCTTTACCAAATTTGGTATAGATGAACTTATTTCTCCAGAATCTTTGGCTGCTGCCGAAATTGAATTATCGCTTAAGCAATCGTCTTTTAATGAGACCTACGAATTTGAAGATGGCGCTCTTACCATGGTAGGTTTAACATTATCTCGTGCGGCATCATTTGTAGGTAAAACAGTGAAGCAAGCAGCACAAATTTTTCCAGAACTTCATTTCGTGCCAATTGCCATACAGCGATTTGGAACGCAATTCACAATAATCCCTAGAGGGGATACCAAGTTTAAACGTGGTGATAATGTGGTGTTTATTACTTCAGAAGGAGGTGGCGACGAGCTTTGTAAGCTTACCGGAAAATCTAATAGAGAAATAAAGAACGTCATGATCTTGGGCGGTAGCCAAATTGGTTATAAAACAGCTAGAGACTTGTGTGAAAAGAAGTTTAATGTAAAACTTTTAGAAGAAAACCGTGAAAAGGCTTTTGACATTGCCGATGATTTGCCAAATGTTTTAGTGATCCATAGTGACGGTAGAAATGTCGATTTACTTGAAGAAGAAAATATCAGCGATATGGATGCTTTTATTGCCGTGACAGGGAACTCAGAAACAAACATCATGTCCTGTTTGGTAGCAAAATCTAAAGGGGTTAAAAAAACGATAGCTTTGGTTGAAAATATGGACTATTTTGAACTATCACATTCTGTAGGTATCGAAACACTTATTAATAAAAAGCTATTGGCTGCTAACAATATTTTTAGATATATTAGAAAAGGAGAGGTTGTGGCCATGACCAAACTCAGCAATATGAATGCAGAGCTATTAGAGTTTGAGGTAAAGGCAACATCTGCTATCTGTAATAAATTTATTAAGGATTTAGATTTTCCAAGATCGGCCATAATAGGCGGTGTGATTAGAGCTGGTGTGGGGATTATTGCTTTAGGAAGTTTCCAAGTTCGTGAAGGAGACCGTGTAGTAGTTTGTAGCTCATTGCAGTCTATCAAAGGTGTAGAAAAACTATTTCGATAG
- a CDS encoding fatty acid desaturase family protein has translation MSKQTLSFSRKDSAKFFRTLNKRVNDYFKDNNIKRTGNWKLWVKTVVMFSIFLAPYFLILTLDIPGWAQLLLTIVMGIGMAGVGMNVMHDGNHGSFSNKEWINRLMGSSIYILAGNVYNWKVQHNVLHHTYTNIHGHDEDLEAGRVLRFSEHSEWQWHHRFQHYYSVILYGLLTINWAITTDFQQMKRYMKRKLSYGKFPNPVWNWSKLVISKVIYLAVWILIPMLFLDIAWWKILIGFFLMHYTAGLILSVVFQLAHVMEEAEMPLPEQDGTMKNTWAVHQLKTTVNFGTKNKIVNWFTGGLNHQVEHHIFPHISHVHYNKISKIVKETAQEFNLPYHEYKTTRKAIIAHFKHLKEMGMKPALQV, from the coding sequence ATGTCAAAACAAACACTTTCATTCTCAAGAAAAGATTCTGCAAAGTTTTTTAGAACCTTAAACAAGCGTGTTAACGATTACTTTAAGGATAACAATATTAAACGAACTGGCAATTGGAAACTTTGGGTTAAAACAGTGGTTATGTTTTCGATATTTCTAGCGCCATACTTCCTAATTTTAACTTTAGACATTCCTGGTTGGGCACAACTACTGCTCACTATTGTTATGGGAATTGGTATGGCTGGTGTTGGCATGAATGTGATGCACGATGGTAATCATGGGTCTTTTTCCAACAAAGAATGGATTAACCGTTTAATGGGAAGCAGCATTTATATTTTGGCAGGAAACGTTTATAACTGGAAAGTGCAACACAATGTTCTGCATCATACGTACACCAATATCCATGGTCACGATGAAGATCTAGAAGCGGGACGTGTTTTACGATTCTCAGAGCATTCTGAATGGCAATGGCACCATAGGTTTCAACACTATTATTCTGTTATACTATATGGTTTACTGACCATCAATTGGGCCATTACCACAGATTTTCAGCAAATGAAACGTTATATGAAACGTAAATTGTCTTATGGAAAATTCCCAAATCCCGTTTGGAATTGGAGTAAATTGGTAATTTCAAAAGTTATTTATTTAGCCGTATGGATTTTAATTCCCATGCTCTTCTTAGATATTGCTTGGTGGAAAATTTTAATAGGGTTCTTTTTAATGCATTACACGGCAGGCTTGATTTTAAGTGTGGTGTTTCAATTAGCACATGTTATGGAGGAAGCTGAAATGCCTTTACCAGAGCAAGACGGTACCATGAAAAATACATGGGCGGTTCATCAACTAAAAACTACGGTTAACTTTGGTACTAAAAACAAAATTGTTAATTGGTTTACGGGTGGTTTGAATCACCAAGTAGAGCATCATATTTTTCCGCATATTAGTCATGTCCATTATAATAAAATATCCAAAATAGTAAAGGAAACGGCTCAGGAATTCAACTTACCATACCACGAATATAAAACCACACGTAAAGCTATTATTGCACATTTCAAGCATTTAAAAGAAATGGGCATGAAACCTGCTTTGCAAGTCTAA
- a CDS encoding pyridoxal phosphate-dependent aminotransferase, whose product MNLLSDRILNMSTSATLAMAAKARELRTEGKDIIGLSLGEPDFNTPDFIKDAAIQAINEDYNSYTPVDGYVELKEAIITKFKRDNNLSYTLPQIVVSTGAKQALANIAAVMLNKGDEVILPCPYWVSYSDIVQLNDGVPVEVKTSIDTDFKMTAAQLEGAITPNTKMIWFSSPCNPSGSIYSEKELRALADVLVKHPNIYVVSDEIYEHINYVGGHASMAQFDDMYDRTITVNGVSKAFAMTGWRIGYIGGPEKIARACNKMQGQITSGANCIAQRAVITALKASPSRVKYMIDEFKVRRDLILDLLNDIEGFKTNTPEGAFYVFPNVTHFFGKTLRGKTINNATDFSLYLLEEALVATVTGEAFGNPDCIRISYAASQDQIIEAIKRIKDAVS is encoded by the coding sequence ATGAATTTACTATCCGATAGAATTTTAAACATGTCTACTTCGGCCACCTTAGCTATGGCTGCAAAAGCAAGAGAATTAAGAACTGAAGGCAAAGACATCATTGGATTGAGCCTTGGCGAACCCGATTTTAACACACCAGATTTTATTAAAGACGCCGCCATTCAAGCGATTAATGAGGACTATAATTCATACACGCCTGTTGATGGTTATGTAGAGTTAAAAGAAGCCATTATTACCAAATTTAAGCGTGACAATAATTTGAGCTATACTTTGCCTCAAATCGTAGTTTCAACCGGTGCAAAACAAGCTTTAGCGAACATTGCTGCAGTAATGTTGAACAAAGGCGATGAGGTTATTTTACCATGCCCATATTGGGTGAGCTATTCAGATATTGTTCAATTAAATGATGGTGTTCCCGTAGAAGTCAAAACATCGATTGATACCGATTTTAAAATGACTGCGGCACAACTTGAAGGCGCTATTACCCCAAACACGAAAATGATTTGGTTTAGTTCGCCATGTAATCCAAGCGGCTCTATTTATAGTGAAAAGGAATTAAGAGCTCTTGCAGATGTTTTAGTAAAACACCCGAATATTTATGTGGTTTCTGATGAAATTTATGAACATATAAATTACGTAGGTGGTCATGCTAGTATGGCGCAGTTTGATGACATGTATGATAGAACCATTACTGTAAATGGCGTCTCAAAAGCCTTTGCAATGACGGGTTGGAGAATTGGTTATATTGGCGGTCCAGAGAAAATTGCTCGTGCCTGCAATAAGATGCAAGGTCAAATAACAAGTGGCGCCAACTGTATTGCACAGCGCGCTGTAATAACAGCATTGAAAGCATCACCCAGTCGTGTGAAGTACATGATTGACGAATTTAAAGTACGTCGTGATCTCATTTTAGATTTGCTAAATGATATTGAAGGTTTTAAAACCAATACGCCAGAAGGTGCATTTTATGTGTTTCCCAATGTGACGCATTTCTTTGGAAAAACGTTGCGTGGAAAAACCATAAACAATGCCACTGATTTTTCTTTATATTTATTAGAAGAGGCTCTGGTAGCCACCGTAACAGGAGAAGCTTTTGGAAATCCAGATTGTATACGAATTTCTTATGCCGCTTCACAAGATCAAATTATTGAGGCTATAAAGCGAATTAAGGATGCAGTAAGCTAA
- the porT gene encoding type IX secretion/gliding motility protein PorT/SprT: MKYVIALILAIFISQTCDAQLFKREKVIYDANQGRGSTDNNLLRWGYFLGVNSYDFNFDYNNTLRDVYVKRSPGFNVGLIGNLRINNFLDLRLEPGLFITTRELNFSNTYFQGMAFDDSDLTREVKSTYIHIPLLVKFSAKRINNFKPFIVVGISTALNLSSNEDNPNDNSNGQFRTKSNMLFYELGFGIDFYLYNFKFTPSIRGLFAINDELVRDKDPNSPWTSNINSMKSRGVFLNFTFQ; the protein is encoded by the coding sequence ATGAAGTACGTTATTGCCCTAATACTAGCTATTTTCATCTCTCAAACCTGCGATGCTCAATTATTTAAAAGAGAAAAAGTAATCTATGACGCCAATCAAGGCAGAGGCTCGACAGACAATAATTTGCTGCGATGGGGTTATTTTTTAGGCGTAAACAGCTATGATTTTAATTTTGATTATAACAATACCTTACGCGATGTATACGTAAAACGTAGTCCTGGTTTTAATGTAGGATTAATTGGAAATTTACGCATTAACAATTTTCTTGATTTAAGGCTGGAACCTGGTTTGTTTATAACCACTAGAGAACTAAATTTTAGCAATACTTATTTTCAGGGAATGGCTTTTGATGATAGCGACCTAACTCGAGAAGTAAAATCCACATATATTCACATCCCCTTACTAGTTAAGTTCTCTGCTAAACGGATTAACAACTTCAAGCCTTTTATTGTTGTTGGTATTTCAACAGCGTTGAATTTATCCAGTAATGAAGACAATCCTAACGATAATAGTAATGGTCAATTTAGAACGAAGTCCAATATGTTGTTCTACGAACTAGGTTTTGGTATCGATTTTTATTTATATAACTTTAAATTTACACCATCTATTCGTGGACTTTTTGCAATTAATGACGAGCTTGTGAGGGACAAAGACCCTAATAGTCCCTGGACCAGTAATATTAATAGTATGAAAAGCAGAGGTGTTTTTCTTAATTTTACGTTTCAGTAG